In Vibrio sp. FE10, the following are encoded in one genomic region:
- a CDS encoding penicillin-binding transpeptidase domain-containing protein, protein MTGKKEKAPAKTVNKSTKERVKSEKDSDPVLIKWRFNVVIAFVFLAFAALVGRVAYIQIIEPDNLIRQGDLRSVRVKAIPSARGIISDRNGEPLAVSVPVEAVWADPKTIFDKNGMAQIDRWYALADVLGLERQSMIDKISSNKSRRFIYLQRQVSPAMAKYIRELKLVGVGLKAESRRYYPAGEVSAHLIGVTGIDGHGLEGVERSYDKWLTGEAGKRTIRKDRYGRVVENIALEEREEGKPLELTIDQRLQAIAYRAIKQAVADHKATSGSAVLLDVKTGAVLAMVNAPSYNPNNRADLQSFKMRNRVLTDAMEPGSTVKPFVVLAALENGTADPDIVIDTGNGIMQIGGSRVRDSSKVGKADLALILKKSSNIGVAKLALNMPLEALLGMYSSVGLGEMSGLNLVGETSGIFPNRRRWSKFEIATLAFGYGLSVTPMQLAHAYATLANKGMYEPIHIIKSNDQDFSKQIIKRENAELVLNMLEGVTQKGGTATRAAVPGYRVAAKTGTSRKAEAGGYSDEYIAVTAGFAPVSDPRVALVVVVNEPQGDLYYGGSVAAPVFSEIMKGALQILNVPADENKFQE, encoded by the coding sequence ATGACCGGTAAAAAGGAAAAAGCACCCGCGAAAACCGTTAATAAATCAACGAAAGAGCGAGTGAAGAGCGAAAAGGATTCGGATCCAGTTCTTATTAAATGGCGTTTCAACGTCGTGATTGCTTTCGTGTTTCTTGCCTTTGCTGCACTCGTAGGACGTGTGGCTTACATCCAAATCATTGAACCAGATAACTTAATTCGTCAGGGCGACCTTCGCTCGGTACGTGTTAAGGCAATTCCTTCCGCCCGCGGCATTATCTCAGACCGCAATGGCGAGCCGCTTGCTGTGAGTGTTCCAGTTGAAGCGGTATGGGCCGACCCGAAAACCATTTTCGATAAAAACGGTATGGCCCAAATTGATCGTTGGTATGCATTAGCCGATGTACTTGGCCTAGAACGACAATCGATGATTGATAAGATCTCTAGCAACAAATCCCGTCGATTTATTTACCTGCAAAGACAAGTTAGCCCTGCAATGGCTAAGTATATCCGCGAGCTTAAGCTCGTAGGTGTTGGCTTGAAAGCGGAATCTCGACGTTACTACCCCGCAGGCGAAGTCAGTGCACACCTTATCGGTGTGACTGGCATTGACGGGCACGGTTTGGAAGGCGTTGAACGCAGCTACGACAAATGGCTCACGGGCGAAGCGGGTAAGCGGACGATTCGTAAAGATCGCTATGGACGTGTTGTTGAAAACATTGCTTTAGAAGAGCGTGAAGAAGGCAAACCACTAGAGCTAACGATCGATCAACGACTTCAGGCGATTGCTTATCGCGCGATCAAGCAGGCTGTGGCGGATCACAAGGCGACTTCAGGCTCAGCTGTATTACTCGATGTAAAAACGGGTGCCGTGTTAGCTATGGTTAATGCCCCTTCTTATAATCCGAATAATCGTGCTGATTTACAAAGTTTTAAGATGCGTAACCGCGTTCTGACCGATGCAATGGAACCGGGTTCTACCGTGAAACCTTTTGTGGTTTTAGCAGCGCTAGAGAACGGCACTGCAGACCCAGATATCGTTATTGATACGGGCAATGGCATTATGCAGATCGGTGGTAGTCGCGTACGAGATTCTTCTAAAGTCGGTAAGGCTGACTTAGCGCTGATCCTCAAGAAGTCGAGTAACATCGGCGTAGCGAAATTGGCACTTAATATGCCACTTGAAGCTTTGCTTGGTATGTACAGTTCAGTTGGTCTAGGCGAGATGTCTGGGCTTAATTTGGTTGGTGAAACGAGCGGTATTTTCCCGAATCGCCGTCGTTGGTCAAAGTTTGAAATTGCGACCTTAGCATTCGGTTATGGCTTGTCGGTTACACCGATGCAGTTGGCACATGCTTATGCAACGCTAGCCAACAAAGGCATGTATGAACCGATTCATATTATTAAAAGTAATGACCAAGATTTTTCTAAGCAAATCATCAAGCGCGAGAACGCTGAACTGGTTCTGAATATGCTAGAAGGGGTTACTCAAAAAGGCGGTACGGCAACCAGAGCCGCAGTGCCTGGTTATCGAGTTGCAGCAAAAACGGGTACCTCTCGTAAGGCTGAAGCGGGCGGCTACAGTGATGAATACATCGCGGTGACCGCAGGCTTTGCTCCAGTCAGTGACCCAAGGGTGGCGCTGGTTGTTGTGGTCAATGAGCCTCAAGGTGACCTTTACTATGGCGGTTCAGTCGCAGCCCCCGTTTTTTCTGAAATCATGAAGGGTGCACTGCAAATACTCAATGTCCCTGCTGATGAAAACAAGTTTCAAGAATAG
- the murE gene encoding UDP-N-acetylmuramoyl-L-alanyl-D-glutamate--2,6-diaminopimelate ligase encodes MSNSLTLSSLLSPWGDFGSPELESIAVEQLELDSRAIKEGDIFVAVIGHAVDGRRFIDKAVSQGAKAVIAQASDDKAHGLVEWLNSVPVVYVSDLNSTLSELAGRVYSSQATKLIGVTGTNGKTTITQLIAQWLDLVGQRSAVMGTTGNGFLDNLKTAANTTGSAIEIQRTLSELAAEKAVYTAMEISSHGLVQGRVKALDFEVGVFTNLSRDHLDYHGTMEEYALAKKSLFTQHKCKHAVINVDDEVGKAWMSDLSNAIAVSLSPLTGYQQSVWASDVAYAETGIQLSFDGSWGQGKLSVPLIGQFNASNVLVAFATLLSLGIDKQILIDTAPQLQPVIGRMELFQVPNKAKVVVDYAHTPDALEKALAALRVHCSGQLWAIFGCGGDRDTGKRPMMAATAEQFADKSIISDDNPRSEDPALIVKDMLAGLSKPESAFVEHDRYQAVKFALEQAGSNDIILLAGKGHEDYQVLKDKTVHYSDRESALQLLGIS; translated from the coding sequence ATGAGTAATAGCCTCACGCTGTCATCTTTACTTTCTCCTTGGGGAGACTTTGGTTCTCCTGAGTTGGAGTCGATTGCTGTTGAGCAGTTGGAGTTGGATAGCCGAGCCATCAAGGAAGGTGATATTTTTGTTGCCGTAATTGGACATGCTGTCGACGGCCGTCGGTTTATCGATAAAGCCGTTTCTCAAGGCGCGAAAGCTGTCATTGCACAAGCTAGCGATGACAAAGCTCATGGCTTGGTTGAGTGGCTAAACTCGGTTCCTGTGGTTTATGTTTCAGACTTAAACTCAACACTCTCTGAATTAGCTGGCCGTGTTTATTCTTCTCAAGCGACCAAATTGATTGGTGTCACGGGCACCAATGGCAAAACCACCATCACCCAATTGATTGCTCAATGGCTTGATCTCGTCGGCCAACGTTCTGCGGTTATGGGTACAACGGGCAATGGCTTCTTAGACAATCTAAAAACCGCGGCTAATACCACTGGCAGTGCCATCGAGATACAGCGCACACTGAGTGAGTTAGCTGCAGAAAAAGCGGTGTATACCGCAATGGAAATCTCTTCTCATGGTTTGGTGCAAGGTCGAGTAAAGGCTTTGGACTTTGAGGTTGGTGTCTTTACTAACTTGAGTCGTGATCATCTTGATTATCATGGCACGATGGAAGAGTACGCATTGGCTAAGAAGAGCCTGTTTACTCAACACAAATGCAAGCATGCAGTGATTAATGTGGATGACGAAGTGGGTAAAGCTTGGATGTCAGATTTATCCAATGCCATTGCAGTTTCACTGTCACCGCTAACGGGCTATCAACAATCGGTATGGGCATCTGATGTCGCTTATGCAGAAACCGGTATTCAGTTGTCTTTCGATGGAAGTTGGGGACAAGGGAAGCTTTCTGTTCCACTGATTGGTCAGTTCAACGCATCAAATGTATTGGTTGCTTTTGCGACCTTGCTTTCGTTGGGTATCGACAAGCAAATCTTGATCGACACTGCGCCTCAGCTTCAACCTGTCATTGGCCGAATGGAGCTTTTCCAAGTTCCGAACAAAGCAAAAGTCGTTGTCGATTACGCTCATACGCCCGATGCGTTAGAGAAAGCATTGGCTGCACTACGCGTGCATTGCTCTGGACAATTGTGGGCAATCTTCGGTTGTGGTGGTGATCGCGATACAGGTAAGCGCCCAATGATGGCAGCGACCGCCGAGCAGTTCGCCGATAAAAGCATTATTTCAGATGACAACCCTCGCAGCGAAGATCCTGCTTTGATTGTTAAAGATATGCTGGCTGGCCTAAGTAAACCTGAATCTGCATTTGTCGAGCACGATCGCTACCAAGCGGTTAAGTTTGCTCTAGAGCAGGCTGGCAGCAATGACATTATTCTTTTGGCAGGTAAAGGCCATGAGGATTATCAAGTATTGAAAGACAAAACGGTACATTATTCAGACCGAGAGTCTGCGCTACAACTTTTAGGTATTTCATAA